From the genome of Ziziphus jujuba cultivar Dongzao chromosome 6, ASM3175591v1, one region includes:
- the LOC107426081 gene encoding uncharacterized protein LOC107426081, whose translation MGGGMEVNKNRFIEEWGSARENLEHNFRWTRRNFFLVGLFGIAIPVLVYKGIVSEFHKHDEDAGRPYKKFI comes from the exons ATGGGGGGAGGAATGGAGGTGAACAAGAACAGGTTCATAGAAGAGTGGGGATCAGCAAGAGAGAACCTTGAACACAACTTTCGCTGGACTCGCCGAAACTTTTTTCTCGTGGGCCTCTTCGGCATCGCCATTCCCGTCTTGGTCTACAAGGGCATCGTCAGCGAATTC CATAAACATGACGAGGATGCAGGCAGACCATACAAGAAGTTTATTTGA
- the LOC107426124 gene encoding cationic peroxidase 2: MGTSCCFTRLIVSLFLLVCFAANATMVHGQGLHVGFYKATCPKAEVIVRSTVGSHFNSNPSIAPALLNLHFHDCFVRGCDASILIDGRTAEKMAEPNLGLRGYNVIEDAKSQLEAECPGVVSCADILALAARDSVVLTGGPSWSVPTGRRDGRVSIASNVNFPSFRYSTETLTKKFAEKGLNVLDLVTLVGAHTIGTSACQFFSYRLYNFSAANSVDPSMDPVYATQLQKLCPQNGDATARVALDTVSPHHFDVSFYRNLRNGRGTLEVDQKLWSDIPTRNAVQHFLVGGGSNFHGKFGSSMVKMGNIDVKTGTEGEIRRICSAIN, translated from the exons ATGGGAACAAGTTGTTGTTTCACAAGGTTGATCGTTTCACTGTTTCTCTTGGTTTGTTTTGCTGCAAATGCAACCATGGTGCATGGCCAAGGCCTGCATGTTGGGTTCTATAAAGCTACATGCCCAAAAGCTGAAGTAATTGTTAGGTCAACAGTTGGGTCTCACTTCAACTCCAATCCTTCCATAGCTCCTGCCTTGCTAAATTTGCACTTCCATGATTGCTTTGTCAGAGGCTGCGATGCTTCCATCCTTATTGACGGCCGGACTGCGGAGAAGATGGCCGAACCAAATCTCGGATTGAGAGGTTACAATGTGATTGAGGATGCCAAGTCCCAGCTTGAAGCTGAATGCCCTGGTGTTGTTTCCTGCGCAGACATTCTCGCTCTTGCTGCACGTGATTCTGTGGTTCTG ACGGGTGGACCTTCTTGGTCTGTGCCAACCGGGCGAAGAGATGGTCGGGTTTCAATAGCGAGTAATGTCAATTTTCCCAGCTTTAGATACTCCACCGAAACGTTGACGAAAAAGTTTGCAGAAAAAGGTCTCAACGTTCTAGATCTCGTCACCTTGGTTG GTGCACACACAATTGGTACTTCAGCATGCCAGTTCTTCAGCTACAGGCTCTACAACTTCTCAGCAGCCAATAGTGTTGATCCCTCCATGGACCCTGTTTACGCTACTCAACTGCAAAAACTATGCCCACAGAATGGCGATGCCACAGCCCGTGTAGCACTTGACACGGTAAGCCCGCATCATTTCGACGTGTCCTTCTATAGAAACTTGAGGAATGGTAGAGGAACACTAGAGGTTGATCAGAAGTTGTGGTCTGATATCCCCACGAGAAATGCTGTCCAACACTTTCTGGTTGGGGGAGGGTCGAATTTCCATGGGAAATTTGGCAGTTCCATGGTGAAAATGGGCAACATTGATGTGAAAACAGGTACTGAGGGCGAAATTCGCAGGATTTGCTCTGccattaattga